One part of the Rutidosis leptorrhynchoides isolate AG116_Rl617_1_P2 chromosome 1, CSIRO_AGI_Rlap_v1, whole genome shotgun sequence genome encodes these proteins:
- the LOC139886063 gene encoding uncharacterized protein, producing MEKEEYAVVDTSKLLQAASDFSFDPGSRSEAAVKKFLTTFPFPVIINALQTKGDVPGLEDALIDCLEKIFKTKYGASLIPHFMAFIVVGLQAYSQRVRALSCKTISCLLENLEDNTGLATSLVKEHDVYPLLLNCLVDGDEQVAVAATDAIKTLAGSQQGIGIIFPATPSEATDITNLAARCSSLGRVRVLALIVKLFSTSSAAATLVYNLNLLGLLESEVRNVNDTLITLSVLELLYELAEVPHGMEYVLKTNILQLLVSIIRNSSAESMLRSRAMMISGRLLSKENILAFIDESGIKDVILAIDERLTLLDTQDADECECALEAMGQIGSSTQGAVLLLSNASAAKHVVNAAFDLHGRGRQLAALHSLGNIVGETRPENKKLLNADAEECLRRLIYETTSNSPKLIPSGLVLSIIKLESEFRIAGYRLIAGLAARPWFLVEICSRQEIMNKLMDPYAETTKIGMEARYNCCEAIYKALASSPKFLSDPALSETAEKLLETIKKGPYLAKGQRQREAQPEVATADRF from the exons ATGGAGAAAGAAGAATACGCAGTCGTTGATACTTCAAAACTGCTACAAGCAGCTTCTGATTTCTCATTTGATCCTG GTAGTCGATCAGAAGCTGCTGTGAAGAAATTTCTTACTACTTTTCCCTTTCCTGTTATTATCAA TGCTTTGCAAACCAAAGGAGATGTCCCTGGTTTGGAGGATGCGTTGATTGATTGTTTAGAGAAGATATTCAAAACAAAATATGGGGCGTCACTTATCCCACATTTCATG GCATTCATTGTGGTTGGGCTGCAAGCATATTCTCAGAGAGTTAGAGCTTTGTCATGTAAaacg ATATCTTGCCTACTGGAGAATCTTGAAGATAATACTGGTTTAGCTACTTCACTGGTGAAAGAACATGACGTCTATCCACTTTTGCTTAATTGTCTTGTTGATGG TGACGAACAAGTGGCTGTGGCTGCAACAGATGCAATCAAGACTTTAGCTGGCTCTCAACAGGGGATA GGGATCATATTCCCAGCAACTCCTAGTGAAGCTACGGATATCACAAATCTAGCAGCAAGATGTTCATCTCTG GGACGAGTTCGAGTTTTGGCATTGATAGTGAAGCTATTTTCTACATCAAGTGCAGCTGCTACCTTAGTTTACAACTTAAATCTTCTCGGTTTATTGGAGTCGGAAGTTCGCAATGTTAATGATACACTTATTACCTTGAGCGTTCTAGAGCTCCTCTACGAG TTGGCTGAGGTTCCACATGGAATGGAATATGTACTGAAGACCAATATTTTGCAGTTACTTGTCTCCATAATCAG aaACTCTTCTGCTGAATCAATGTTGAGATCAAGGGCAATGATGATAAGCGGAAGGCTTCTATCCAAAGAGAACATTTTAGCGTTTATAGATGAATCTG GTATTAAAGATGTGATTTTAGCAATTGATGAAAGGCTTACATTGCTAGATACTCAAGATGCTGATGAATGTGAGTGTGCTCTTGAAGCAATGGGTCAAATAGGATCAT CAACGCAAGGTGCTGTGTTGCTACTCTCAAATGCATCTGCTGCTAAACATGTTGTTAACGCCGCCTTTGATTTGCATGGTCGTGGAAGACAACTG GCTGCATTGCATTCTCTTGGGAACATTGTAGGAGAAACTCGACCTGAAAACAAGAAGTTGTTGAATGCTGATGCTGAAGAATGCCTGCGTAGGTTAATTTATGAAACGACATCCAACAGTCCAAAACTCATACCATCG GGTCTTGTTCTTTCGATAATCAAACTCGAGTCTGAATTTCGTATTGCG GGTTACAGGTTAATAGCAGGATTGGCTGCTAGACCATGGTTTCTTGTGGAGATCTGCTCAAGACAAGAGATAATGAATAAATTGATGGATCCATATGCAGAAACAACTAAAATAG GTATGGAGGCAAGGTACAACTGTTGTGAGGCAATCTATAAGGCTCTTGCATCATCACCTAAATTTCTGAGTGACCCGGCTCTTTCTGAGACAGCTGAAAAG CTGCTGGAAACTATCAAAAAGGGTCCTTACCTTGCGAAAGGACAACGGCAACGTGAAGCCCAACCTGAAGTTGCAACTGCTGACAGATTTTAG